The genomic window GGCAATATTCTGGCTCAGCTCAGGGGGCGAATTCCACACCCAACGACGAAGAGCCTGAAATATTATCCTAATCAACAGATTGTGCAGACACTGTCTGCACAATTGTCCTGGAGCCATTTTAATGAATAACACCAAAACATGGCTGACTCTCTTCTTCACCATGGCATTATCGGCCTGCTCGACGCTGGATGAAAATAAGACACCAAGAGTTACCCCGCTAAGCGAGCAGGATCAGTATGCGCTGGAGTTAGGGCATAAGGTGCTTGCTATTCAAGCTGCGCTGGAAAAACCCGAGCAGCCAGCTTCCATTGAAGCCGTTAAAGCACTTGGGCTGGATTCAAGGCATTATGTGATGGTCAGAGGCTGGCTGATTCAGGAGCTGCGTTCAGCCGAAAGTTGGCAAGAGACCTCCACTTACCAGACTTCCGTCGCCTATAAAAACACCACCGATAAGCGGATTAGCGCTTTGCGCCGTATGATACGCGCCATTGACCTGGAGTAGCGCCACCATGCTCAAACGCCACCCGCTGATCACTATCGTGATTGCCCAGTTATTCGGCACGTCGCTGTGGTTCAGCGTCAATGGCGTGGGCACTGCTCTGCAGCAGTCTGCCGGACTGAGCGGCGCGGATCTCGGTCTGCTGACCATGGCAGTGCAGGCGGGGTTTATCAGCGGTACTCTGGTGATTGCCACTAGCGGCCTGGCCGACCGTCTGCTTGCCAGCCAGTTGTTTGCCATGGCTGCCGTCTGCGGGGCAATCATCAATGCGGCGTTTATTTTCAGCCTGGAAAGCCTGACGGGCGCCATCCTGCTGCGCTTTATGACTGGGCTTTGCCTGGCCGGTATTTACCCATTGGGCATGAAACTGGTGGTCAGCTGGACACCACATCAGGCGGGTGCAGCGCTGGGCTGGCTGGTGGGTATGCTGACCTTGGGCACCGCCTCACCGCATCTGTTGCGCGGGGTAACCCTATACATGCCCTGGCAGACGCCCCTGCTGCTGTCCTCCTTGCTGGCGCTGGTGGCCGCCGCCATGATCTACCGTCTGGGGGTTGGCCCCCACCTGCCGCCGACGGCGGCAGGTGGTCGCCCCTGGGCGGGGCTGGCGGCCTTTCGTCGCCGTGACTTTCGCGCGGCAGCACTGGGTTATTTCGGCCACTGCTGGGAGCTTTATGCTTTCTGGACGCTCACCCCTTTTCTGGTCGCCCGGGAGTTGGCTCGCCTGGACGCGCCGGTCACCCGTATTGCCTGGCTGAGCTTTGCGGTGATTGCCATCGGTATGCCCGGCTGCGTGCTGGCAGGCCGTGCCAGCCGACGCTTCGGCAGTGCCCGGGTAGCCTTTGTTGCCCTGGCCACCTCCGGCGCCCTTTGCTTCTTTTACCCCTGGCTGGGTAGCGCGCCGCCTTTAATGTTGCTGGCCTTACTGCTGCTGTGGGGCTTTAGCGTCATCGCCGATTCGGCACAGTTTTCTGCGCTTGCTTCAGTCTCGGCACCCAGCGACCGGTTGGGTGCCGCATTGGCGATGATGAATGCCATCGGCTTCAGCCTGACCCTGCCAGCCATTGCGCTGGTCACCTCGCTGTGGAGCACCCAGGGGCTGATGGTGATCTGGTGGCTGCTGCCCGGGCCGCTGCTTGGCTTGCTGGCCATGCGGCGGCTAACGCTCAAGGCCTGACGTCAGCGCCTGTGACGCGCTATACTAACGGCCATTTTGCGAACCCAATCAATGCATTCGCTGCCCGGTAACGCTGGGCACCGCCGCTGTGAGCCAATCCATGGAAAAGACCTACCAACCCGAACAGATCGAAACCCGCTGGTACGCGCGCTGGGAAGCCGATAACCGCTTTGCCCCTTCCGGCCAGGGCGAGCCTTACGCCATCATGATTCCGCCGCCCAACGTGACCGGCAGCCTGCATATGGGCCATGCGTTTCAGGATACCATCATGGATACCCTGATCCGCTTCAAGCGCATGCAGGGCAACAATACCCTCTGGCAGATCGGCACCGATCACGCCGGTATCGCCACCCAGATGCTGGTGGAGCGCAAGGTGGCCGCTGAGGAAGGCAAGACCCGCCATGAGCTGGGCCGCGATGCGTTTATCGACAAGGTGTGGGAGTGGAAGGAAGAATCCGGCGGCCATATTACCCGCCAGCTGCGCCGCATGGGTGCCAGCGTGGATTGGTCGCGGGAACGTTTCACCATGGATGACGGCTTCTACAAGGCCGTGCAGGAAGTTTTCGTGCGCCTGCATGAAGACAACCTTATCTATCGCGGCAAGCGGTTGGTCAACTGGGACCCAACCCTGCACACTGCCATTTCCGACCTGGAAGTGGAAAACAAGGACCAGCAAGGCAGCTTCTGGCATTTCCGCTACCCGCTGGCTGATGGCGTGACCACCGCCGATGGCAAGGATTATCTGGTCGTGGCGACCACTCGCCCGGAAACCCTGCTGGGGGATACCGGCGTGGCGGTCAACCCGGACGACGAACGCTATGCCTCACTGGTCGGCAAGTTTATCGAGCTGCCGCTGGTCGGTCGGCGTATTCCTATCGTCGCCGATGAGCATGCCGATAGGGAAAAAGGCTCCGGCTGCGTCAAGATTACCCCGGCCCACGACTTTAACGACTACGAAGTCGGCAAGCGCCAGAATCACCTGCTGATCAATGTGTTCAGCAAGGATGCCACTATTCTTGAGCGCGCCGAGATTTTTGACCTCAAGGGACAGCCACAGCCTGAAGAAGACGCCACCCTGCCCGTCAAATACGCAGGGCTTGACCGCTTCGAGGCACGCAAGCAGATCGTCGCCGATATGGACGCCCTGGGTTTGCTGGCGCAGGTCGAAACGGTCAACAACACCCTGCCCTATGGCGACCGTTCCGGCGATGTGATTGAGCCACTGCTCACTGATCAGTGGTTTGTCGCGGTGGAAGAGCTGGCCAAACCCGCCATTGCCGCGGTGGAAAACGGCGATATCCAGTTCGTGCCCAAGAACTACGAAAACATGTACTTCGCCTGGATGCGCGACCTCCAGGACTGGTGTATCTCCCGCCAGCTGTGGTGGGGCCACCGTATTCCCGCCTGGTACGATGCGGACGGTAATGTCTATGTGGCGCGCAGCGAAGAAGAAGCCCGCGAAAAGCACAAGCTGTCGGCAGACATCACCCTGACCCAGGACGAAGATGTTCTCGATACCTGGTTCAGCTCAGGCCTGTGGACCTTTGGCACCCTGGGCTGGCCGGAAAAGACCCCGGAACTGGAAACCTTTCACCCCACCAGCGTGCTGGTCACCGGTTTTGACATCATCTTCTTCTGGGTCGCCCGGATGATCATGATGACGCTGAAGTTCATGGACGAAGTACCGTTCAAGACCGTCTATGTGCATGGCCTGGTGCGCGATGGCCAGGGCCAGAAGATGTCCAAATCCAAGGGCAACGTGCTGGACCCCATCGACCTGATTGACGGCATCAGCCTGGAAGATCTGGTTGAAAAACGCACCGGCAACATGATGCAGCCGCAGAAAGCCAAGGCGATTGCCAAAGCGACCAAGGATGAGTTCAAGGACGGCATTGAAGCCCACGGCACCGATGCATTGCGCTTCACCTTCCTTTCCCAGGCCACCACCGGGCGGGATATCAAGTTTGATATGAACCGCCTGGACGGCTACCGCAACTTCTGCAACAAGCTCTGGAATGCCTCGCGCTACGTGCTGATGAACGCCGAAGGCGAGGATTGCGGCGCAGAAGGCGGCGAGGTGAGCCTCTCCCTGGCGGATCGCTGGATCATTTCTCAGCTGCAGAAGACCGAAACCCAGGTGACCAAGGCGCTGGACGAATATCGCTTCGACCATGCCTCCCAGGCGCTGTATGAGTTTGTCTGGAACGAATATTGCGACTGGTACCTGGAGCTATCCAAGCCGGTACTCTGGGACGAAAATGCCAGCGAATCCGCTAAACGCGGCACGCGGCGAACCCTGGTGCGGGTGCTGGAAGTGATTCTGCGCCTTGCCCATCCGATGATGCCGTATATCTCCGAAGAGATCTGGCAGCGGGTTGCGCCACTGGCGGGCACCTACGCCGGTGATAACCCTTCTATCATGAACCAGCCCTGGCCACAGGCCGATGAAAACCGCATTGACGAGCAGGCCACCCGGGATATCGAATGGCTGAAGGGCGTGATTATCGCGGTGCGTAATATCCGCGCTGAGATGAACATTGCCCCCGGCAAGCCGCTGGATATCCTCCTCACCAAAGGCAAGCCGGAAGATGCCGAACGTCTTGAAAGCAATCGCCACTTTCTGGCCAAACTGGCCAAGCTGGAAAGCGCCACCTGGCTGGCCAACCCAGACGACGCACCGCTGTCAGCCACCCAGCTGGTGGGTGATATGGAAGTCCTGGTGCCCATGGCGGATCTGATTGATAAAGACGCCGAACTCAAGCGGCTGGCCAAGGAAATCGACAAGCAGGACAAGCTGATCAGCGGCATTGAGAAAAAACTCGGCAACGAAGGCTTTATCGCCAAAGCCCCGAAAGCCGTGGTGGAAAAGGAACGCGGCAAACTCGCCGAATTCCAGGCCGCTAAAAAACTCTTGGAAGAACAGCAAACTAAAATCTCCGCTTTATAAAGCGGCTACGTCAAAACAGCAACGGCACCATTAGGTGCCGTTGCTGTTTATTATTATTAATGATTGGCGTTAACGCTTGGCGACTAGGCCGCGTTTTTCATTGATGCCATGTCGATGACAAAGCGGTAACGCACGTCGCCTTTTTGCATGCGCTCAAACGCGGTGTTGATGGTTTGCATATCAATCATTTCCACGTCGCAGGTGATCTTGTGCTCAGCGCAGAAATCCAGAAGCTCTTGGGTTTCGGCAATACCGCCGATCAGCGAACCTGCCAGAACACGACGTTTGAAAATCAGGTTGGCGCCTTGAACAGCCGGTTCAATTGGGTCCATCAGGCCAACCATGATATGGGTGCCATCGTAGCGCAGCGCGGCGAGGTAAGGATTGATATCGTGCTGCACCGGCACGGTATCCAGCATGAAGTCAAAGGTTTCGGCAACGGCTTCCATCTGTGCCTCATCTGACGAGACCACCACATGGTCGGCACCATGCTGTTTGGCCTCTTCCACCTTGGCATCAGAACGGGTGAAGACCGTCACCTCGGCGCCCAGCGCTTTGGCAAGCTTCACGCCCATGTGGCCAAGACCACCCATGCCGATAACGCCCACCTTGTGGCCCTTACCCACACCATGATGGCGCAGCGGTGAATAGGTAGTAATACCCGCGCACAGAATTGGCGCAGCTGACGGCAGATCGATGCCTTCCGGCATGGTCAGCACAAAGTGCTCGCTGACCACAATAGATTCGGAATAACCCCCTTGGGTCATGGTACCATCATGACGGTCATCGCTGCCGTAGGTCATGGTGAAGCCGTTCAGGCAGTATTGCTCCACATCATCCTGGCAGGCAGAACAGGTGCGGCAAGAATCTACCATACAGCCCACGCCCACCACATCGCCGGGCTTGAAACGCGTGACATCGCTGCCAACACCGGTCACCCGGCCAACAATTTCATGGCCTGGCACAACAGGGTAGCGGGTTAAGCCCCAGTCATTTTTAGCGAAGTGCAGATCACTATGACAAACGCCGCAGTACAGAATCTCAATGGCCACGTCATCGGGACGCGGGTTGCGGCGGTCAATTGACAGGGGCGCCAGTGGTTGATCATCAGCATGGGCAGCAAAGGCTTTAACTTCAGTCATTATATTCTCCGTTAAATTCGCTAATGATGGTGCGCTTCAGAATGTTTAACTGTCAAGGAAGGGCTGGTTCGAGGTGCTTGTTCAAGATACCTGTTTGCCGTGTCCATCCAAGTCAGTTAATTAACCCAACACTAAATTAGTTAATGAAATATCTATTTCTTATTCTCACGCCGCTGCGTGGAAATGCATACAAAATTAATATAATACAATTAGCCTTAGATATAATACGTAAATTATACCTGTCTTTTAAATAGGTTCTGGACGGCAGCTATCAACCTCGGCACAGTAAGCAGGCTGACCAACCTGAAAAGGGTCGAGGCACCAACCAAAGCACGGGTCTGGCCGCATCGTCGATGCCAGGCAGTTATGTATTTTTGTCGAAACCCTATTAATAGAACTTCGGCCATTCTTTGAGGACTCATCATGGATGACTCAGCTATTGCATCTATTGATCAATTCCCAGTGGGCTGCCTGGTTTCAGACATTAATCGCCAGATTCACTACAGTAACCAGTATTTTGAAAAACGTTACGGCTATGCACACAATGAACTCCTTGGCTGCGACATTTTTGTTTTGCTCAGCAAGGCATCACAAATAATGTACGACAGCTTCATCATGCCAATGATTGTTTATGAAGGCTGCTGTGACGAAATACGGGTAACCTTGACAACAAAGGCCGGAAACCCAATTCCCGCCGTAGTTAGCGCTTATCGCGACCCGGAAAAAAATGAGCGGATTTTCTGGAGCATCGGTAGTGCCGCGCGCTCTGAACAACTGTTTCAGGAACTGAATGAAACCAAGGAGCTGCTTAGCAAGAAAGTCTCACTTTTGCGGTCATTATCGGAAACAGATCCGTTAACCGGCTTACCTAATCGCAGTGCCTTGACACAGCACCTGGATCACGAAATGACATATCGTGATCCTGAAAAGCTGGCGTTTACGCTGGCCTTCATTGATCTTGATGGCTTCAAGGAAGTCAACGATACCTATGGTCATGATATGGGCGACGAAGTGCTGCGCTGCTCAGCCAACCGCCTGGTCAAAAACCTTAAGAAAGAGGATGTGGTGGCCCGATTTGGCGGCGATGAATTTGTTGTTTTTCTGGATACCCTGGATAACGTTGCCTCGGCGAAAAAGGTTTTCAATCGCCTGATCAAAAAACTGTCTGAGCCGTTTGAAGTTGACTCAGTGACGATTCAAGTCTCTGCCAGCATTGGTATTACGTTTTATCCTCAGGCGGAAAACGTCGATACCGGCCAGCTGCTGCGCCAGGCAGACCAGGCTATGTATCAGGCCAAGATTGCAGGGCGCAACCGGCTCAGCGTTTTCGACACAGCGACCGAACAGCATCAGAAATATACACTTAAAAGCCGCAACGTGGTTCAAACCGCGATGCTGAATAACCAGTTTGAACTTTATTACCAACCCAAAGTTAATATG from Halomonas sp. CH40 includes these protein-coding regions:
- a CDS encoding NAD(P)-dependent alcohol dehydrogenase, whose translation is MTEVKAFAAHADDQPLAPLSIDRRNPRPDDVAIEILYCGVCHSDLHFAKNDWGLTRYPVVPGHEIVGRVTGVGSDVTRFKPGDVVGVGCMVDSCRTCSACQDDVEQYCLNGFTMTYGSDDRHDGTMTQGGYSESIVVSEHFVLTMPEGIDLPSAAPILCAGITTYSPLRHHGVGKGHKVGVIGMGGLGHMGVKLAKALGAEVTVFTRSDAKVEEAKQHGADHVVVSSDEAQMEAVAETFDFMLDTVPVQHDINPYLAALRYDGTHIMVGLMDPIEPAVQGANLIFKRRVLAGSLIGGIAETQELLDFCAEHKITCDVEMIDMQTINTAFERMQKGDVRYRFVIDMASMKNAA
- a CDS encoding valine--tRNA ligase; protein product: MEKTYQPEQIETRWYARWEADNRFAPSGQGEPYAIMIPPPNVTGSLHMGHAFQDTIMDTLIRFKRMQGNNTLWQIGTDHAGIATQMLVERKVAAEEGKTRHELGRDAFIDKVWEWKEESGGHITRQLRRMGASVDWSRERFTMDDGFYKAVQEVFVRLHEDNLIYRGKRLVNWDPTLHTAISDLEVENKDQQGSFWHFRYPLADGVTTADGKDYLVVATTRPETLLGDTGVAVNPDDERYASLVGKFIELPLVGRRIPIVADEHADREKGSGCVKITPAHDFNDYEVGKRQNHLLINVFSKDATILERAEIFDLKGQPQPEEDATLPVKYAGLDRFEARKQIVADMDALGLLAQVETVNNTLPYGDRSGDVIEPLLTDQWFVAVEELAKPAIAAVENGDIQFVPKNYENMYFAWMRDLQDWCISRQLWWGHRIPAWYDADGNVYVARSEEEAREKHKLSADITLTQDEDVLDTWFSSGLWTFGTLGWPEKTPELETFHPTSVLVTGFDIIFFWVARMIMMTLKFMDEVPFKTVYVHGLVRDGQGQKMSKSKGNVLDPIDLIDGISLEDLVEKRTGNMMQPQKAKAIAKATKDEFKDGIEAHGTDALRFTFLSQATTGRDIKFDMNRLDGYRNFCNKLWNASRYVLMNAEGEDCGAEGGEVSLSLADRWIISQLQKTETQVTKALDEYRFDHASQALYEFVWNEYCDWYLELSKPVLWDENASESAKRGTRRTLVRVLEVILRLAHPMMPYISEEIWQRVAPLAGTYAGDNPSIMNQPWPQADENRIDEQATRDIEWLKGVIIAVRNIRAEMNIAPGKPLDILLTKGKPEDAERLESNRHFLAKLAKLESATWLANPDDAPLSATQLVGDMEVLVPMADLIDKDAELKRLAKEIDKQDKLISGIEKKLGNEGFIAKAPKAVVEKERGKLAEFQAAKKLLEEQQTKISAL
- a CDS encoding MFS transporter, with product MLKRHPLITIVIAQLFGTSLWFSVNGVGTALQQSAGLSGADLGLLTMAVQAGFISGTLVIATSGLADRLLASQLFAMAAVCGAIINAAFIFSLESLTGAILLRFMTGLCLAGIYPLGMKLVVSWTPHQAGAALGWLVGMLTLGTASPHLLRGVTLYMPWQTPLLLSSLLALVAAAMIYRLGVGPHLPPTAAGGRPWAGLAAFRRRDFRAAALGYFGHCWELYAFWTLTPFLVARELARLDAPVTRIAWLSFAVIAIGMPGCVLAGRASRRFGSARVAFVALATSGALCFFYPWLGSAPPLMLLALLLLWGFSVIADSAQFSALASVSAPSDRLGAALAMMNAIGFSLTLPAIALVTSLWSTQGLMVIWWLLPGPLLGLLAMRRLTLKA
- a CDS encoding EAL domain-containing protein, whose translation is MDDSAIASIDQFPVGCLVSDINRQIHYSNQYFEKRYGYAHNELLGCDIFVLLSKASQIMYDSFIMPMIVYEGCCDEIRVTLTTKAGNPIPAVVSAYRDPEKNERIFWSIGSAARSEQLFQELNETKELLSKKVSLLRSLSETDPLTGLPNRSALTQHLDHEMTYRDPEKLAFTLAFIDLDGFKEVNDTYGHDMGDEVLRCSANRLVKNLKKEDVVARFGGDEFVVFLDTLDNVASAKKVFNRLIKKLSEPFEVDSVTIQVSASIGITFYPQAENVDTGQLLRQADQAMYQAKIAGRNRLSVFDTATEQHQKYTLKSRNVVQTAMLNNQFELYYQPKVNMRTGTVLGVEALLRWNHPDEGVKSPATFLPAISGTTTGLSLGRWVLITALTQLQQWLDQGLDMSVSINIDGYHLQHPEFLNDLTTALSGFPDLPLQRLELEVIETSAIEDINRVATVVTSCRKIGIRVSLDDFGTGYSTLGHLRDLSVDVLKIDRSFVQNMLDSSGDLAIIKGVVGFASAFECSLIAEGVETLQHAQSLMELGCEGGQGFYIARPMPAHKLGSWVENWQQQGFTRQFHYLSPNIPIQLEHRTR